The proteins below are encoded in one region of Desulfovibrio sp. JC022:
- a CDS encoding nitroreductase — protein sequence MNTTNPVLEALYGRRSIRKFTDQPVSHDELTAILEAGRWAPSGLNNQPYRFLVIHEDDARVAPLAECTKYGHIVKAAKVLICIFLDKQAMYSEMKDHQGAGACTQNMMLAAHSLGLGTVWLGEIINQQDQALEALSLPAEKYELQVVLALGHPDQSGNSKRNELSEYMLEDF from the coding sequence ATGAATACAACCAACCCTGTACTTGAAGCCCTTTACGGACGCCGTTCCATTAGAAAATTTACAGACCAGCCGGTATCACACGATGAGCTGACCGCTATTCTGGAAGCCGGACGCTGGGCACCCAGCGGACTGAACAACCAGCCCTACCGTTTTCTGGTGATCCATGAGGATGACGCACGAGTCGCCCCCCTTGCGGAGTGTACCAAGTACGGGCACATAGTTAAGGCAGCCAAAGTACTGATCTGCATTTTTCTGGACAAACAGGCCATGTACAGCGAAATGAAAGATCATCAAGGCGCGGGTGCCTGCACCCAAAACATGATGCTTGCGGCCCACTCCCTCGGATTGGGAACCGTCTGGCTCGGTGAAATCATCAATCAGCAGGATCAGGCCTTGGAAGCGCTAAGCCTTCCTGCTGAAAAATACGAACTTCAGGTTGTCCTCGCTCTCGGGCACCCGGATCAGAGCGGCAACTCAAAACGAAACGAACTCTCAGAATATATGCTGGAGGATTTTTAA
- a CDS encoding AAA family ATPase: MLELLRIRDLALIEDAEIEFSPGMNVLTGETGAGKSFILRAIDFLTGQKMRPDMVRPGKEQAFVEALFIHPDGTESIVRRVLSAETGRSRVYVDDKLSSQNTIREMGASMILHTSQHAQQKLLQPAYQCRMLDTFLDDISLPIKKDDILTELRTLLTKKEELKERSSSLLEKKDFLEFQRTEIEKVAPYPDEENELLEKKNALRAQEDAGKCIENAMDIMRGPLDVSGGVSALGMEMERICELFPDFGQDREAVIEFKHFLDELAGKLRAQPLDFDSNESIDDIESRLYELSKLKRKLGRTLDQIVDLQQEIQDNLDFLDSCALELAQIEKKEKELVEQLSEALIKLSTAREIAAKKLTDRVVAELKGLGFSEHVQVKFEFQPHELYPGLNEMRGRLMWIPNPGQAAQPLDKIASGGELSRFLLAITGLQGESEKPTLIFDEVDSGIGGHTLNRVGEKMQDLADRQQLIVITHWPQLAKLAERHFLIHKGVVNKETFTTCRQLDSVEVEVELARMAGEE; encoded by the coding sequence ATGCTGGAACTGCTTAGAATACGCGACCTTGCTCTTATCGAAGATGCCGAAATCGAATTTTCACCGGGCATGAATGTACTCACCGGGGAAACCGGAGCCGGTAAATCATTCATCCTGCGAGCCATTGATTTCCTGACCGGACAAAAAATGCGTCCGGACATGGTTCGCCCCGGCAAGGAGCAGGCTTTTGTGGAAGCTCTATTCATTCACCCGGACGGGACAGAGTCCATTGTACGGCGGGTACTTTCCGCCGAAACAGGCCGCAGCCGTGTTTACGTGGATGACAAACTCAGCTCTCAAAATACCATCCGCGAAATGGGCGCATCCATGATCCTGCACACCAGCCAGCACGCCCAGCAGAAGCTTCTCCAACCTGCCTATCAATGCCGCATGCTGGACACATTTCTGGATGACATTTCCCTGCCGATCAAAAAGGATGACATCCTAACTGAGCTACGCACATTGCTGACCAAAAAAGAAGAACTTAAAGAACGTTCCTCTTCCCTGCTGGAGAAAAAAGATTTCCTTGAATTTCAGCGAACTGAAATTGAAAAAGTAGCCCCCTACCCCGATGAAGAAAATGAATTGCTCGAAAAGAAGAACGCACTCCGCGCGCAGGAAGATGCCGGGAAATGTATTGAAAACGCCATGGATATCATGCGCGGCCCACTTGATGTTTCCGGCGGGGTTTCAGCACTAGGCATGGAGATGGAACGTATCTGCGAACTTTTTCCTGATTTTGGTCAGGACCGGGAAGCGGTTATTGAATTCAAGCATTTTCTTGATGAACTGGCAGGTAAGCTGCGCGCCCAGCCTCTTGATTTTGATTCAAATGAATCCATCGACGACATTGAATCCCGGCTCTACGAACTTTCCAAACTTAAAAGAAAATTAGGCCGGACTCTTGATCAGATTGTTGATCTGCAACAGGAAATTCAAGACAATTTAGACTTCTTAGATTCCTGCGCTCTTGAGCTTGCCCAGATCGAAAAAAAGGAAAAAGAACTGGTCGAGCAGCTTTCCGAGGCACTGATAAAACTGTCCACAGCCCGCGAAATTGCCGCAAAAAAGCTTACTGACCGTGTTGTGGCAGAGCTAAAAGGACTGGGATTTTCCGAACATGTGCAGGTTAAGTTTGAATTTCAGCCCCACGAACTTTATCCTGGGCTCAATGAAATGCGCGGGCGTTTGATGTGGATTCCAAACCCCGGTCAAGCCGCCCAGCCGCTGGACAAAATAGCATCCGGAGGTGAGCTTTCCCGTTTCCTGCTGGCAATAACCGGACTGCAAGGCGAATCCGAAAAGCCGACCCTCATTTTTGATGAAGTAGATTCCGGCATCGGCGGGCATACCCTGAACCGGGTAGGCGAAAAAATGCAGGACCTCGCCGACCGCCAGCAGCTAATTGTAATCACCCACTGGCCGCAGCTCGCAAAACTGGCTGAACGCCATTTCCTGATCCATAAAGGTGTGGTTAACAAAGAGACTTTTACCACCTGTCGGCAATTGGATTCTGTTGAAGTTGAGGTTGAATTGGCTCGGATGGCCGGGGAGGAGTAA
- a CDS encoding ABC transporter permease, giving the protein MSNKKPLTPPSKLQKYGLLYLGLFLVGTVSLAAIFAPLLTPYDPNSLNVDHLLQSPSATHFFGTDALGRDVFARMLYGGRVSLWVGFVAVGISTAIGLALGLAAGYFGGLVDEIIMRGVDVMLCFPSFFLILAVIAFLEPGLTNIMIVIGFTSWMGVARLVRAETLSLRKRDFVQASRLAGAGPIRIMLTHILPNAITPVLVSATLGVAGAILVESSLSFLGLGVQPPDPSWGNLLMDGKEVLEIAPWLSIFPGMAILLTVLGYNLLGEALRDILDPRLKQ; this is encoded by the coding sequence ATGAGTAACAAGAAACCACTCACCCCGCCCTCAAAACTGCAAAAATACGGACTACTCTACCTCGGACTTTTCCTTGTGGGAACAGTCTCGCTGGCGGCTATTTTCGCGCCCTTGCTGACTCCCTATGATCCCAATTCCCTGAACGTCGATCATCTGCTGCAAAGCCCCAGCGCAACACATTTTTTCGGCACAGACGCTCTAGGTCGCGATGTGTTCGCCCGCATGCTCTACGGTGGACGGGTCTCTCTTTGGGTCGGCTTTGTGGCGGTAGGAATTTCCACAGCTATCGGGCTGGCACTTGGGCTTGCTGCCGGATATTTCGGCGGACTGGTGGATGAAATCATCATGCGGGGGGTGGATGTCATGCTCTGCTTCCCATCTTTTTTCCTCATTCTCGCGGTCATTGCCTTTCTTGAACCGGGGCTGACCAACATCATGATCGTCATCGGCTTTACTTCATGGATGGGCGTGGCGCGGCTGGTGCGTGCAGAGACTCTATCCCTGCGCAAGCGCGATTTCGTACAGGCCTCACGTCTGGCCGGGGCGGGACCGATCCGCATCATGCTGACCCACATCCTGCCCAACGCCATTACCCCGGTGCTGGTGTCGGCAACACTTGGCGTGGCTGGAGCTATCCTTGTGGAGTCCTCACTCAGTTTCCTCGGCCTTGGAGTACAGCCGCCCGATCCGTCATGGGGCAACCTGCTTATGGACGGCAAGGAAGTACTGGAAATTGCGCCGTGGCTGTCCATCTTTCCCGGCATGGCAATCCTGCTGACCGTACTCGGCTACAACCTTCTCGGTGAAGCCCTGCGTGACATCCTCGACCCCAGACTGAAACAATAA
- a CDS encoding ABC transporter permease, with protein MLDIALKILSKFAWVSVVFIGITVISFWVIHLAPGSPTDMQTTLNPTATVETRQKLEKLYGLDKPIHEQYISWVTRLAKFDFGLSMSGDRRPVWDRIKERLPLTFGMNMASLFLTLMIAVPIGMYSAWKQDGWFDRSMTVLVFIGFAVPGFWLALLLMLWLGIYYPIFPISGLTSLDYEFLSPWGKFVDLARHLALPIFIYTFGSLAGMSRFMRSSMLEVLRQDYITTAKAKGLPMRKVLFKHALRNGLLPVITILGLSIPGLIGGSVIIESIFALPGLGQLFYGAVMARDYSLIMGSLVLGAMLTLAGNLLADMAYGLADPRIRAGGQD; from the coding sequence ATGCTGGACATTGCCTTAAAGATACTTTCGAAATTCGCATGGGTTTCCGTGGTCTTCATCGGCATCACGGTAATCAGCTTCTGGGTAATCCATCTTGCACCCGGATCACCCACCGACATGCAGACCACTTTGAATCCAACTGCGACAGTTGAAACCCGCCAAAAGCTGGAAAAACTGTACGGACTGGATAAACCCATCCACGAGCAATACATCAGTTGGGTCACCCGTCTGGCGAAATTCGATTTCGGACTGTCCATGTCCGGCGACCGCCGCCCGGTCTGGGATCGCATCAAAGAACGGTTGCCGCTGACTTTCGGCATGAACATGGCCTCATTATTTCTGACTTTAATGATAGCTGTACCCATCGGCATGTACTCGGCATGGAAACAGGACGGCTGGTTTGACCGAAGTATGACCGTGCTGGTCTTCATCGGCTTCGCGGTTCCGGGATTCTGGCTGGCCCTGCTGCTCATGCTCTGGTTGGGCATTTACTATCCAATTTTCCCCATATCCGGACTGACTTCCCTTGATTATGAATTCCTCTCACCGTGGGGTAAATTTGTTGATCTGGCCCGCCATCTGGCTTTACCTATCTTTATCTATACTTTCGGAAGCTTAGCTGGAATGTCCCGCTTCATGCGTTCTTCCATGCTTGAGGTGCTGCGGCAGGATTACATCACCACCGCCAAAGCCAAAGGGCTGCCCATGCGCAAAGTTCTTTTCAAGCATGCCCTGCGTAATGGCCTGCTTCCGGTGATCACCATCCTCGGTCTGTCCATTCCCGGACTCATCGGCGGCAGTGTGATCATTGAATCCATCTTTGCCCTGCCCGGACTGGGCCAGCTTTTTTACGGAGCGGTCATGGCCCGCGACTATTCACTGATCATGGGTTCACTGGTCTTGGGTGCCATGCTGACCCTTGCAGGAAACCTGCTGGCCGACATGGCCTACGGGCTGGCTGATCCCCGCATCCGCGCAGGAGGGCAGGATTAA
- a CDS encoding YaaA family protein, with product MKTIILIPPSEGKADGGNKTPLKSVSVIAADLIEAIKKADPKKLYGLKEKALEKAVTVNKEVLNSKTMPAIKRYTGVVYDAIDYQTLKNKSDFDKKVLIVSGLFGLVIPTDLIPNYRLKIDKLKAAKLWVNSNSEQLKDKFVIDLLPQAHKKAVKYDNGIEIEFVLKKAGKKMPAGHQGKHIKGRFVRWLIENNITDPKYFKDFKEEGYKWTGEIFLKEV from the coding sequence ATGAAAACTATCATCTTAATTCCACCATCTGAAGGTAAAGCCGACGGAGGAAATAAAACTCCTTTAAAGTCTGTATCAGTTATTGCTGCTGACTTGATTGAAGCGATTAAAAAAGCTGACCCTAAAAAGTTATATGGGCTTAAGGAAAAGGCACTCGAGAAAGCGGTTACTGTAAATAAGGAAGTCTTAAACTCAAAAACAATGCCAGCAATTAAACGGTATACAGGTGTTGTTTATGACGCAATTGATTATCAAACTTTGAAAAACAAGTCTGACTTCGATAAAAAAGTGTTAATTGTCTCAGGGCTATTTGGTCTTGTCATCCCTACTGATTTGATTCCTAATTATCGTTTGAAGATTGATAAATTAAAGGCTGCCAAGTTATGGGTGAATTCCAATTCAGAGCAATTAAAAGATAAATTTGTTATTGATTTGTTACCGCAAGCACACAAGAAAGCTGTGAAATATGATAATGGAATTGAGATTGAGTTTGTCCTGAAAAAAGCAGGAAAAAAGATGCCGGCAGGTCATCAGGGAAAGCACATTAAAGGTCGATTTGTCAGGTGGCTTATCGAGAATAACATCACTGACCCAAAGTATTTTAAAGATTTTAAAGAAGAAGGCTATAAGTGGACCGGTGAAATCTTCTTAAAGGAAGTTTAG
- a CDS encoding methyl-accepting chemotaxis protein — translation MTLRSRMIIAFGVISILIAVLGMFSATKLESVGALTDSLYKRPYAVSTAMLRIDVNLMRIQNEMSQIITSYDKLRIAKHRKNIDDYDAEIMNDFELVAQRSPEDRSSLSGLTKVYSRMSTLQQNLIDTHEKGALRSVIKAERDKEAKLHKELETGMEKFIASAEETAASFNADAAESVAQTGNILRAMVGLAFVFSIVIALWILRSVHRALGKDPAELEQVVSKVVKGHFEFESDDKARGVYRQILSLVDSLKGFQNDTDAIITAIEKGELERKGDVSKYEGGFATMIEGVNTLVTLYCELLNSLPVGILTRGKDREILFLNKAGMDIGGINSFNGKQCDDVLGTKACREGRCIPEKCMDNGAKQNFETTAQTSTGTYEVSSSASPILDRNGQTVGALEIIINQTEIKAVQNRIVEVANAADQISTRLATSSEELAAQIEQVGRGAEIQQQRVGETATAIEEMNATVLEVARNAADATLQSEQAAEKAQDGAGLVGEVVTSINQVNGIAGELQGNMLELGKQADSIGGIMTVILDIADQTNLLALNAAIEAARAGEAGRGFAVVADEVRKLAEKTMTATSEVGDSIKAIQKSSERNIRQVESAVDQIAAATTQANDSGVVLADIVTVSGESSALISSIAAAAEEQSATSEEIHSAVDEVHRIVNETSEGMIESSRAVQELNSLAQDLRSMLERLNS, via the coding sequence ATGACTTTACGATCAAGAATGATAATCGCATTCGGGGTTATCTCAATACTTATCGCAGTATTGGGTATGTTTTCTGCTACCAAGCTGGAAAGTGTGGGCGCACTTACAGATTCTTTGTACAAACGTCCTTATGCGGTCAGTACTGCCATGCTGCGCATTGATGTGAATCTGATGCGTATCCAGAACGAAATGTCTCAGATTATTACATCATATGATAAACTTAGAATTGCCAAACATCGAAAGAATATTGATGACTATGATGCTGAAATTATGAATGATTTTGAACTTGTCGCTCAGCGGTCCCCTGAAGATAGGAGTAGTCTTTCCGGGTTGACCAAGGTCTATAGCCGTATGAGCACTTTGCAGCAGAATCTCATTGATACCCATGAAAAAGGGGCCTTGCGCAGTGTGATTAAAGCGGAAAGGGATAAAGAGGCCAAGCTGCATAAAGAACTTGAAACGGGCATGGAAAAGTTTATTGCTTCTGCCGAAGAGACTGCTGCGTCTTTCAATGCTGATGCGGCGGAAAGTGTTGCGCAGACGGGTAATATTTTGCGGGCAATGGTCGGGCTGGCTTTTGTATTTTCCATTGTTATTGCGCTCTGGATTTTGCGCTCTGTTCATCGCGCCCTCGGTAAAGACCCGGCTGAGCTTGAACAGGTTGTGTCTAAAGTTGTCAAAGGTCATTTTGAATTTGAAAGTGATGACAAGGCTCGCGGGGTCTATCGTCAAATTCTCAGTCTGGTGGACTCACTGAAAGGTTTCCAGAACGATACAGACGCGATTATCACTGCCATTGAAAAAGGTGAACTTGAGCGCAAAGGCGATGTATCCAAATATGAAGGCGGATTTGCAACTATGATTGAGGGTGTGAACACTCTTGTAACCCTCTATTGCGAACTGCTTAACTCATTGCCTGTGGGGATACTGACCAGAGGTAAGGACAGGGAAATCCTTTTTCTCAACAAAGCCGGAATGGACATCGGAGGGATTAATTCTTTTAATGGTAAGCAGTGCGATGACGTGCTGGGAACCAAAGCCTGCCGCGAAGGTCGTTGCATACCCGAGAAATGTATGGATAACGGTGCTAAGCAGAATTTTGAAACAACCGCACAGACTTCAACGGGAACTTATGAAGTCAGCAGTTCAGCATCACCAATTTTAGACCGCAATGGTCAAACTGTGGGCGCGCTTGAAATCATTATTAATCAGACCGAGATTAAAGCGGTGCAGAATAGGATTGTTGAAGTCGCTAATGCTGCGGATCAGATTTCCACTCGCCTTGCCACTTCTTCTGAAGAGCTTGCGGCCCAGATTGAGCAGGTCGGCAGGGGGGCGGAGATCCAGCAGCAGCGTGTTGGTGAGACCGCAACTGCCATTGAGGAAATGAATGCAACTGTACTTGAAGTAGCACGCAATGCCGCAGATGCTACCTTACAGTCTGAGCAGGCCGCAGAAAAGGCGCAGGATGGTGCCGGGCTTGTGGGAGAGGTTGTCACCTCCATCAATCAGGTTAATGGCATTGCCGGGGAGTTGCAGGGCAACATGCTCGAGTTGGGCAAACAGGCCGATTCCATTGGCGGCATAATGACAGTAATTCTTGATATTGCAGACCAGACAAACCTGCTTGCTCTTAATGCCGCAATTGAAGCAGCCCGTGCAGGTGAAGCCGGACGCGGATTTGCGGTGGTTGCTGATGAAGTTCGTAAGCTGGCGGAAAAGACCATGACCGCTACAAGTGAAGTAGGCGACAGCATTAAGGCCATTCAGAAATCATCGGAGCGTAATATCAGACAGGTGGAGTCGGCAGTGGACCAGATTGCCGCTGCAACCACTCAGGCCAATGACTCCGGTGTTGTGCTGGCGGATATTGTGACAGTTTCCGGTGAAAGTTCCGCCCTGATCAGCAGTATCGCGGCGGCTGCGGAAGAGCAATCCGCAACGTCAGAAGAGATTCATTCTGCTGTGGATGAGGTTCACAGGATTGTGAATGAGACTTCAGAGGGAATGATTGAGTCTTCCCGCGCTGTGCAAGAGTTGAACTCCCTTGCTCAGGATTTGCGGTCCATGCTTGAGAGATTGAATTCTTAA
- a CDS encoding TetR/AcrR family transcriptional regulator, with amino-acid sequence MTKTKAGRPRSEKAKQAVLSATYELLNEDSDKKLTIEAIAKKAGVGKPTIYRWWPSLADIVLEAVLTQADSKIPVPHYESLQTTLGQFLRRSMKSINEGDGENLRYLMALAQNDDSFRTRFKDNFVSKRQETLKSILQQAVDSNEISPTQDLDILVDVVFGAMWYRLLIGHGKMDESFAVELTETVIRLGK; translated from the coding sequence ATGACCAAGACAAAAGCCGGACGCCCCAGAAGCGAGAAAGCGAAACAGGCAGTACTAAGCGCAACTTATGAACTTCTAAATGAAGACAGTGATAAAAAGCTAACCATTGAAGCAATTGCCAAAAAGGCAGGAGTAGGCAAACCGACCATCTATCGCTGGTGGCCCTCATTGGCGGATATTGTGCTGGAAGCGGTGCTCACTCAGGCGGATAGCAAAATTCCTGTCCCGCATTATGAATCATTACAGACAACTCTGGGCCAATTCCTGCGCCGCTCCATGAAATCAATAAATGAAGGTGATGGCGAAAACTTGCGTTATCTAATGGCACTGGCCCAGAATGACGATTCATTCCGAACCAGATTCAAGGATAATTTCGTGTCTAAACGTCAGGAAACCCTTAAGTCCATCCTTCAGCAGGCCGTTGACTCAAATGAAATTTCCCCTACCCAAGATCTGGACATACTAGTGGACGTGGTCTTCGGGGCCATGTGGTACAGGTTGCTTATCGGTCATGGGAAGATGGATGAATCTTTTGCTGTCGAACTTACCGAGACAGTAATTAGACTTGGAAAGTAA
- a CDS encoding EFR1 family ferrodoxin (N-terminal region resembles flavodoxins. C-terminal ferrodoxin region binds two 4Fe-4S clusters.): MKIKSAKLACFSPTGTTEKVIQAIATGIGVEDSDLVDITKPALRDQPFEIFKDELLVIGVPVYMGRVPGLLQGWFGKIKTHGNPVVCVVVYGNRVYDDALLELKNIMQQQGAVPVACAAYIGEHSFSNEEIPTAQDRPDPSDLKHAEMFGIDIREKLDSIAELSETNVPDVPGEFPYRGITELWNVDFIAVSDTCVQCGLCVDICPTGAIDDEDSAAIDQVKCITCCACLKKCPQQARTMKDSPVKDARKRLNKLFAEPKKPELFL, encoded by the coding sequence ATGAAGATAAAATCAGCAAAACTGGCCTGTTTTTCCCCAACAGGAACAACCGAAAAAGTGATTCAGGCTATTGCTACGGGGATTGGGGTTGAAGATTCAGATTTGGTAGATATTACCAAGCCGGCCCTAAGAGATCAGCCGTTTGAAATTTTTAAAGACGAACTTCTTGTTATTGGAGTCCCTGTGTATATGGGCCGGGTACCCGGTCTATTGCAAGGCTGGTTTGGTAAAATTAAGACCCACGGTAATCCGGTGGTCTGTGTTGTGGTTTACGGAAACCGTGTCTACGATGATGCCTTGCTTGAACTCAAAAATATCATGCAGCAGCAGGGGGCTGTTCCGGTGGCCTGTGCGGCATATATTGGTGAGCATTCTTTTTCAAATGAGGAAATTCCCACTGCACAGGATCGCCCTGATCCAAGTGATCTGAAGCATGCTGAAATGTTCGGAATAGATATTCGAGAAAAACTTGATTCAATCGCAGAACTTTCCGAAACCAATGTGCCGGATGTTCCCGGTGAATTTCCGTATCGGGGGATTACTGAATTGTGGAATGTCGATTTTATCGCAGTAAGCGATACTTGCGTTCAATGCGGGCTTTGCGTGGATATCTGCCCCACAGGAGCGATAGATGATGAAGACAGCGCGGCTATTGATCAGGTTAAATGTATTACCTGTTGTGCATGTCTTAAAAAATGTCCCCAGCAGGCCAGAACAATGAAGGACAGCCCGGTAAAAGATGCCCGCAAAAGGCTGAATAAGCTTTTTGCGGAGCCTAAAAAACCGGAGTTGTTTTTATAG